A window of Belonocnema kinseyi isolate 2016_QV_RU_SX_M_011 chromosome 9, B_treatae_v1, whole genome shotgun sequence contains these coding sequences:
- the LOC117179401 gene encoding growth hormone-regulated TBC protein 1-A-like, which translates to MATSYFSNVDEYGFERPSNFDYETYEDFMSEYLKVLAKRAKKWAEIIGGGKSLQRNIKIKKYVRKGIPGEHRSLVWLAVSGGEELKNVVPGFYQQLLDGPHSPEVAEIIRTDLPRTFPDNIFFNNTKSHQLQLYNILLAFAHQNRDVGYCQGLNYIAGLLLLVTKSEETAFWLLKVLIEKILPEYYTPTMDGLLTDIDVLAELVRIKMPDVYEHITNMGLPWAVIATKWFICLFAEVLPIETTLRIWDCLFYEGSKIIFRVALTLIKRNKESLLACQDFAVLADCFKEITKDSIVLHCHDFLQSIFKEPGSLPRSTITKLRIKASQQRMDLRKAKLSR; encoded by the exons ATGGCCACTtcatattttag cAATGTGGACGAGTATGGATTCGAAAGACCATCGAATTTTGATTATGAAACTTACGAGGATTTTATGTCTGAGTACTTGAAGGTTTTGGCTAAAAGGGCTAAAAAATGGGCGGAAATTATTGGAGGAGGAAAGTCCCTTCAGCGCAacattaagataaaaaaatatgtacgGAAAGGAATTCCTGGAGAACACAGATCATTG gTATGGCTCGCAGTAAGTGGAggggaagaattaaaaaatgtagttccTGGTTTTTACCAACAATTGCTAGACGGTCCGCATAGCCCAGAAGTTGCAGAAATTATAAGAACGGATCTTCCTCGGACCTTTCCAgacaatattttctttaataatacaaAATCCCACCAACTACAACTTTACAATATTTTACTAGCCTTTGCTCATCAAAACCGAGATGTTGGATATTGTCAA GGATTGAATTACATAGCAGGATTATTGCTTCTTGTAACAAAAAGCGAGGAAACAGCTTTTTGGTTGCTGAAAGTATTAATTGAGAAAATACTGCCGGAGTATTATACTCCCACAATGGACGGTTTGTTGACAGACATTGACGTTCTTGCAGAATTAGtcag gaTTAAAATGCCGGATGTATATGAACACATAACCAATATGGGGTTACCATGGGCTGTGATTGCGACAAAATGGTTCATCTGTCTATTCGCAGAAGTTTTACCAATCGaa ACAACTCTGCGAATTTGGGACTGCCTATTTTACGAGGGCAGTAAGATTATTTTCAGAGTCGCATTGACActgataaaaagaaataaagagaGCTTATTAGCCTGCCAGGATTTCGCAGTATTAGCAGATTGTTTTAAGGAAATAACCAAGGACAGTATCGTCCTTCATTGTCATGACTTTTTGCAA AGCATTTTTAAGGAACCTGGTTCACTACCTCGTAGCACAATTACTAAGTTAAGGATAAAGGCTTCCCAACAACGAATGGATCTGAGAAAGGCGAAATTAAGTAGGTAA